The following are from one region of the Trichocoleus sp. genome:
- the sds gene encoding solanesyl diphosphate synthase — protein MTSATSLFSPVEADLRELTENLKQLVGARHPILYAAAEHLFGAGGKRLRPAIVLLLARATMPGQEITPKHRRLAEITEMIHTASLVHDDVIDEADLRRGIPTVHSSFGNRVAVLAGDFLFAQSSWYLANLDNLTVVKLLSEVIMDLAEGEIQQGLNRFDTSLSIEAYLEKSYYKTASLMANSSKAAGILSGVSPELAKQLYSYGRSLGLAFQIVDDILDFTGSNDALGKPAVSDMKSGNLTAPVLYALEEKPYLETLIEREFAQEGDLDQAIALVHDSQGLERSRELAAHHAQHAVENLTDLPASEPRAALIELADYVLSRLS, from the coding sequence ATGACCTCAGCAACCTCCCTCTTTTCCCCGGTTGAAGCGGACTTACGCGAGCTGACAGAGAACCTGAAGCAACTGGTTGGTGCCCGACACCCCATTCTCTATGCAGCAGCAGAGCATTTGTTTGGGGCGGGAGGCAAACGACTGAGACCTGCAATTGTGCTGCTACTGGCTAGAGCAACAATGCCAGGGCAGGAAATTACACCGAAACATCGTCGTCTTGCTGAAATTACGGAGATGATCCACACAGCAAGCTTGGTGCATGATGATGTGATTGACGAGGCAGATCTACGACGTGGTATCCCTACCGTTCACAGCAGCTTTGGTAATCGTGTAGCAGTTTTAGCGGGTGACTTCCTCTTCGCGCAATCATCCTGGTATTTAGCGAATCTCGACAATCTAACAGTTGTTAAGCTGTTGTCGGAAGTGATTATGGATTTGGCAGAAGGTGAGATTCAGCAAGGGCTGAACCGCTTTGATACCAGTCTGTCGATCGAGGCTTACCTGGAGAAAAGCTATTACAAAACTGCCTCACTCATGGCGAATAGCTCAAAGGCAGCAGGAATCTTGAGCGGCGTTTCGCCAGAACTGGCAAAGCAGCTTTACAGCTACGGGCGTAGCCTCGGTCTGGCATTTCAGATTGTGGATGACATTTTGGACTTTACAGGGTCGAATGATGCCCTGGGTAAGCCAGCAGTATCGGATATGAAAAGTGGTAATTTAACGGCTCCCGTCCTGTATGCATTGGAAGAAAAGCCCTATTTGGAGACTTTGATCGAGCGAGAATTTGCCCAAGAAGGGGACTTAGATCAGGCGATCGCCCTAGTTCATGATAGCCAGGGACTTGAACGATCGCGCGAACTTGCTGCTCATCATGCCCAACATGCCGTTGAAAACCTGACCGACCTGCCTGCCTCTGAGCCGCGTGCGGCATTGATTGAACTGGCAGATTATGTATTGAGCCGTCTCTCTTAG
- a CDS encoding cation:proton antiporter encodes MIDQVAWAISLSSGVLQLPLQGSPLLASAAEAETEPIVLAGVLLSLIVIYLASKLVGEICARINFPPVLGELIGGVVVGVSALNLLVFPSGDEGTWNSLILNLLQATAGMTAAQTPTVAEGISQVISVLSELGVIILLFEIGLESDLNELIRVGPQAAVVAVVGVAAPFAAGTAGLVLLFGVPVIPAVFAGAALTATSIGITAKVLAEIQRLTSTEGQIIIGAAVLDDILGIIVLAVVASLAKTGEIQVGNIVYLIGSASVFLIGSILLGRLLSPYFVTLVENIRTRGHLILPAMVFALILSYLGAAIHLEAILGSFAAGLILAETDKQHEIQEQVIPIADIFVPIFFVVVGARTDVSVLNPFVPENREGLIIAVFLVIVAILGKLITGLTVFGQPGINRLAIGIGMIPRGEVGLVFAGVGSATGVLSEALDAGIIVMVILTTFIAPPLLRLVFQTPTSKEPMPQAAEGEKSLQEP; translated from the coding sequence ATGATTGATCAAGTTGCTTGGGCAATTTCTTTGTCCTCAGGTGTTCTCCAGTTGCCTCTCCAAGGTTCTCCCTTACTTGCCTCTGCAGCTGAAGCCGAAACAGAACCGATCGTTCTGGCAGGTGTGCTGCTGAGCTTAATTGTCATTTATTTAGCATCAAAACTGGTAGGAGAGATTTGTGCAAGGATCAACTTTCCGCCAGTCTTAGGCGAACTGATTGGGGGAGTGGTCGTTGGAGTTTCTGCCTTAAATCTGTTGGTCTTCCCATCAGGCGATGAGGGCACTTGGAATTCCCTTATTCTCAATCTCCTGCAAGCCACCGCAGGCATGACCGCTGCACAAACGCCAACTGTTGCTGAGGGCATTAGTCAAGTCATCTCAGTGCTGTCAGAACTTGGTGTAATTATTTTGCTGTTTGAAATCGGTCTGGAATCGGACTTGAACGAGTTGATTCGAGTTGGACCTCAAGCAGCAGTGGTGGCAGTCGTTGGGGTTGCGGCTCCTTTTGCTGCTGGAACAGCTGGACTAGTGCTGTTGTTTGGTGTGCCCGTCATCCCTGCTGTGTTCGCAGGTGCAGCCCTGACTGCAACCAGTATTGGCATTACCGCAAAAGTTTTGGCAGAAATCCAACGCCTGACTTCTACAGAGGGGCAGATTATCATTGGTGCGGCAGTGCTAGACGATATTCTTGGCATTATTGTGCTGGCAGTGGTGGCAAGTCTGGCGAAGACAGGGGAAATCCAGGTTGGGAATATCGTTTATCTGATTGGTAGTGCTTCTGTTTTCCTAATTGGGTCAATTCTTCTCGGTCGATTGCTCAGTCCTTACTTCGTGACGCTGGTAGAAAATATCCGCACTAGAGGGCATCTGATTCTGCCTGCAATGGTTTTTGCTCTGATTTTGTCTTATCTTGGTGCTGCAATTCATCTTGAAGCGATTTTGGGCTCCTTTGCGGCTGGGCTAATTTTGGCAGAAACTGACAAACAGCATGAGATTCAGGAGCAGGTCATTCCGATCGCCGATATTTTTGTCCCTATCTTCTTTGTTGTAGTTGGGGCAAGAACAGATGTCAGTGTTCTCAATCCATTTGTGCCAGAAAACCGTGAGGGGCTAATTATTGCAGTTTTCCTGGTTATCGTTGCCATCCTTGGTAAGTTGATTACAGGGCTAACTGTATTTGGACAACCCGGCATCAACCGACTGGCGATCGGCATTGGCATGATTCCACGCGGCGAGGTTGGCTTAGTCTTCGCAGGTGTAGGCTCAGCTACAGGTGTTTTGTCTGAAGCCCTGGATGCAGGAATCATCGTCATGGTCATCCTGACAACCTTTATTGCTCCGCCACTGCTGCGTCTGGTATTCCAAACACCAACCTCAAAGGAACCGATGCCTCAAGCCGCTGAAGGAGAAAAATCGCTGCAAGAGCCTTAA
- a CDS encoding carbon-nitrogen hydrolase family protein, protein MKSYLAAAVQMNSLPDLEKNLVQAEDLIELAVKQGAELISLPENFSFLGDEKAKIAQAEAIAKQSEKFLKTMAQRYQITLLGGGFPVPTEAGKVLNTALLVGADGQELARYEKVHLFDVNLPDGNTYQESQTVLAGMRLPPVYPSKDLGHLGLSVCYDVRFPELYRHLSQMGAEVLFVPAAFTAYTGKDHWQVLLQARAIENTCYVLAPAQTGKHNALRQSHGHAVIIDPWGVILADAGEKPGVAIAAIEPSRLEQVRRQMPSLQHRVFV, encoded by the coding sequence ATGAAGTCTTATCTTGCTGCTGCGGTTCAAATGAACAGTTTGCCTGATCTGGAGAAGAATTTGGTTCAGGCCGAAGACCTCATTGAGCTGGCAGTGAAGCAGGGCGCTGAACTGATTTCCTTACCAGAGAATTTCTCCTTCTTAGGAGACGAAAAAGCCAAAATTGCTCAGGCAGAAGCGATCGCCAAGCAGAGCGAAAAATTTCTCAAGACGATGGCACAACGCTATCAAATCACGCTGTTGGGTGGTGGTTTTCCGGTGCCAACGGAAGCCGGAAAAGTTTTGAACACTGCATTGCTAGTTGGAGCAGATGGGCAAGAGCTGGCGCGATATGAAAAAGTTCACCTATTTGATGTGAACCTGCCGGATGGTAATACTTACCAGGAATCTCAAACGGTTCTGGCTGGAATGCGGCTTCCCCCAGTCTATCCCTCTAAAGATTTGGGGCATTTAGGGCTATCGGTTTGCTACGATGTCCGCTTCCCTGAACTCTATCGCCATCTTTCTCAAATGGGCGCAGAGGTACTGTTTGTGCCAGCAGCATTCACGGCATACACAGGTAAAGACCATTGGCAGGTACTACTTCAGGCAAGGGCGATCGAAAACACCTGCTATGTGTTAGCACCAGCTCAGACTGGAAAGCACAACGCGCTGCGACAGTCTCATGGACATGCAGTCATCATTGATCCTTGGGGCGTTATTCTGGCAGATGCTGGAGAAAAGCCGGGTGTGGCAATTGCTGCGATCGAGCCTTCCCGCTTGGAGCAAGTGCGTCGTCAAATGCCCTCCCTTCAACATCGCGTCTTTGTCTAG
- a CDS encoding cupin domain-containing protein: MTESLSSLPFADPIASNPIADMPQEGELITVHPTQEVMTRQRLPYFFGISGTTAGTKGISMNLVVIPAGGTAEPHFHRNYETAIYILKGRVRTQYGKGLKQSIINEAGDFLFIPPGVPHQPFNLSETEAAEAIVARNDPNEQENVVPYDPSAGF; the protein is encoded by the coding sequence ATGACTGAGTCGCTTTCCAGTCTCCCATTTGCTGATCCGATCGCCTCTAATCCAATTGCCGATATGCCGCAAGAGGGTGAGCTGATAACGGTACATCCCACTCAGGAAGTGATGACCCGCCAGCGGTTGCCCTACTTCTTTGGCATTTCTGGCACGACCGCAGGCACAAAAGGCATTTCCATGAATCTTGTGGTGATTCCAGCAGGCGGCACAGCCGAGCCTCACTTTCACCGAAACTATGAAACAGCCATTTATATTTTGAAAGGACGGGTAAGAACGCAATACGGCAAAGGCTTAAAGCAAAGCATCATCAATGAAGCCGGAGATTTTCTGTTTATTCCGCCCGGAGTGCCGCATCAACCCTTCAATTTAAGTGAAACAGAAGCCGCCGAAGCGATCGTGGCTCGGAATGACCCCAACGAGCAGGAAAATGTTGTCCCTTATGACCCATCTGCGGGTTTTTGA
- the rpsU gene encoding 30S ribosomal protein S21, whose amino-acid sequence MTQVVLGENEGIESALRRFKRQVSKAGILADVKCHRHFETPIEKRKRKAVMARRKRRFR is encoded by the coding sequence ATGACCCAAGTGGTCTTAGGAGAAAATGAAGGAATTGAGTCTGCACTACGTCGATTCAAGCGTCAAGTTTCGAAAGCAGGTATCTTGGCAGATGTAAAATGCCATCGTCATTTTGAAACGCCTATCGAAAAGCGCAAGCGCAAAGCAGTAATGGCGCGTCGAAAGCGTCGGTTTCGCTAG
- the rsmA gene encoding 16S rRNA (adenine(1518)-N(6)/adenine(1519)-N(6))-dimethyltransferase RsmA, with protein MTHHARKRFGQHWLRNEAALAQIVEAASLKPNDRVLEIGPGTGVLTKRLLSLAESVLSVEIDRDLCVLLRKEFKQAENFLLLQGDILSLDLEPTLADFPAFQSPNKVVANIPYNITGPILEQLLGTIPQPNPKPFESIVLLMQKEVAERLVASPSSKAFGALTVRVQYLADCTWICDVPARSFEPPPKVDSAVIRLTPRPIQPTAQDPRHLDTLVKLGFATRRKMLRNNLQSVIERDRLSEILEGFQLSPQSRAEDLSLMDWIALSNKLSEG; from the coding sequence ATGACCCATCACGCTCGAAAACGATTTGGACAGCACTGGTTACGAAACGAAGCAGCACTCGCTCAGATTGTCGAAGCTGCCAGCTTGAAGCCGAACGATCGCGTTTTAGAAATTGGTCCCGGAACCGGAGTTTTGACGAAACGGCTGCTGTCTCTGGCAGAATCGGTGCTGTCGGTGGAGATTGATCGAGATTTGTGTGTCTTACTGCGAAAGGAGTTCAAGCAGGCTGAGAACTTTCTGCTGCTCCAGGGAGACATTCTGAGTTTAGATCTGGAACCCACGCTGGCAGATTTTCCGGCATTTCAATCGCCCAATAAAGTGGTTGCCAATATTCCCTACAACATTACGGGACCCATCCTGGAACAGCTGCTAGGAACAATCCCTCAACCGAACCCCAAACCGTTTGAGTCGATCGTGCTGCTGATGCAAAAAGAAGTGGCAGAACGGCTTGTCGCCAGTCCAAGCTCTAAAGCATTTGGCGCATTGACGGTGCGCGTCCAGTATTTAGCCGATTGCACCTGGATCTGTGATGTTCCTGCCCGATCCTTTGAACCACCGCCTAAAGTCGATTCTGCTGTCATTCGCCTGACTCCCCGTCCCATTCAACCCACTGCCCAAGATCCCCGCCACCTCGATACTCTGGTCAAATTAGGGTTCGCTACCCGCCGCAAAATGCTGCGAAACAATCTGCAAAGCGTCATTGAGCGCGATCGCCTGTCCGAAATTCTGGAAGGCTTTCAGCTCAGTCCCCAATCTCGGGCTGAAGATCTGAGTTTGATGGATTGGATCGCGTTGAGTAATAAGCTGAGTGAAGGGTAA
- the murI gene encoding glutamate racemase: MKQPQSLAHLSLTTPPDRQRARIGVFDSGVGGLTVLRQLYRQLPNESILYFGDTARLPYGTRSQAEILQFVREILLWMQQEGVKMVLMACNTSSALALEAVQNEFDVPILGVILPGARAAIQAGKRIGVIATPATAASNAYRDAIQEADATAEVWQVGCPEFVPLIEQNRLSDPYTRRVAQRYLAPLLEQQIDTLVYGCTHYPHLAPVLKSILPRSIRLIDPAVHIAQAAAQELDLLGLRNTRTALPTQFYVSGCPEQFAQLSVQWLGCVPLVEQVDVASIDHQARSLELAE; the protein is encoded by the coding sequence ATGAAGCAACCCCAATCCCTCGCTCATCTCTCCCTCACTACTCCTCCCGATCGACAGCGTGCCCGAATCGGTGTCTTTGATAGCGGTGTCGGCGGCTTAACCGTTTTACGGCAACTCTATCGACAATTGCCCAACGAATCGATTCTCTACTTTGGTGATACCGCCCGTTTACCCTATGGCACTCGCTCTCAAGCAGAAATCTTACAGTTTGTGCGAGAAATTCTGCTTTGGATGCAGCAGGAGGGAGTCAAGATGGTGCTGATGGCTTGCAACACAAGTTCTGCTCTCGCACTAGAAGCAGTGCAGAATGAGTTTGACGTCCCAATTTTAGGAGTGATTTTGCCAGGAGCACGCGCTGCGATTCAAGCTGGAAAGCGAATTGGTGTAATTGCAACACCAGCAACGGCAGCCAGCAATGCTTATCGAGATGCAATCCAAGAAGCCGATGCAACTGCGGAAGTTTGGCAAGTCGGTTGTCCAGAGTTTGTACCACTCATTGAGCAAAACCGTCTGAGTGACCCTTACACTCGTCGTGTTGCCCAGCGCTACCTTGCGCCTTTGCTTGAACAGCAGATTGATACACTAGTCTATGGCTGTACGCACTATCCCCATCTGGCACCGGTCCTCAAGTCGATTTTACCCCGATCGATTCGCTTGATTGATCCAGCAGTTCATATTGCTCAGGCAGCAGCCCAAGAACTAGATTTGCTTGGACTCAGGAACACAAGAACGGCGTTGCCCACCCAGTTTTACGTCAGTGGATGCCCTGAGCAGTTCGCACAGCTTTCGGTGCAGTGGCTAGGCTGTGTTCCGCTGGTTGAGCAGGTCGATGTTGCCTCAATTGATCATCAGGCAAGGTCTTTAGAACTAGCAGAATAA
- the ispE gene encoding 4-(cytidine 5'-diphospho)-2-C-methyl-D-erythritol kinase, translating into MTLAMQTYTLLAPAKINLYLEILGDRPDGFHELVMILQSIDLADRLTLRANGTDRIQVLCTNAEVPLDETNLAYRAAALMAEQFPEVFNQFGGVEITLEKNVPIGAGLAGGSADAAAVLVGLDLMWSLGLTQIELQELGARLGSDIPFCIAGGTAIATGRGEQLAPLPSPDQLYAVLAKYRDLPVSTIWAYKTYRQQFKETYVADRETLLGRRQRVHSSGIVAAISQRNSEQIGKLLHNDLEKVVLPAYPQVMELRKTLEQFDTLGVMMSGSGSTVFALVESQAQADQVKQQLRQKLPNPDLGIWTAKLISKGVQIVH; encoded by the coding sequence GTGACCCTTGCTATGCAAACCTACACACTGCTTGCTCCTGCCAAGATTAATTTGTATCTGGAGATCCTGGGCGATCGCCCAGATGGGTTTCACGAATTGGTGATGATTCTTCAAAGTATTGACCTAGCCGATCGGCTGACGCTGCGGGCAAATGGCACCGATCGGATTCAGGTGCTCTGTACAAATGCGGAAGTGCCGCTGGATGAAACAAATCTGGCTTATCGGGCGGCGGCGTTGATGGCGGAGCAGTTTCCAGAAGTGTTTAACCAATTTGGCGGCGTGGAGATTACGCTTGAGAAAAATGTGCCGATCGGGGCAGGTCTGGCAGGGGGTTCGGCAGATGCGGCAGCAGTCCTGGTGGGGTTGGATTTGATGTGGAGTCTGGGGCTGACCCAAATTGAACTGCAAGAGCTAGGGGCAAGGCTAGGATCGGATATTCCTTTTTGTATTGCGGGCGGAACGGCAATTGCAACGGGACGAGGTGAACAGTTAGCGCCATTGCCTAGCCCAGATCAGCTTTATGCAGTGCTGGCGAAATATCGTGATTTACCCGTTTCGACCATTTGGGCATATAAAACCTATCGGCAGCAGTTCAAGGAAACCTATGTAGCCGATCGCGAGACCTTGCTGGGGCGAAGGCAGAGAGTGCACTCAAGCGGGATTGTCGCAGCAATTAGTCAGCGAAACAGTGAGCAAATTGGCAAACTTTTGCATAATGACCTGGAAAAGGTGGTGCTGCCTGCCTATCCTCAAGTGATGGAACTGCGGAAAACCCTGGAGCAATTCGATACGCTGGGAGTAATGATGTCTGGCTCTGGTTCAACGGTGTTTGCGTTGGTTGAGTCGCAGGCGCAAGCAGATCAGGTAAAGCAGCAGTTACGCCAAAAACTTCCAAATCCAGACCTGGGTATCTGGACAGCAAAATTGATTAGTAAAGGTGTCCAGATCGTTCACTAG
- a CDS encoding FHA domain-containing protein codes for MLNPLQVSYRCPLDFLQQHPSLLDALLADCNYDLDEVVSLATSLVAAPERCCHTPYYIQAISTGRTRFLFTNLMHLIPEVTPIASTWLLGRSSVCAIVVAEQSVSRCHAVIGHHSTYGFYITDIGSSNGTRVNGRSLLLTERRSLQNSDLLQLGKLKVEFFTTERTKPIADLDETACFKNG; via the coding sequence ATGTTGAACCCCCTGCAAGTCTCTTATCGGTGTCCCTTAGACTTTCTTCAGCAGCATCCCTCACTTTTGGATGCCCTTCTCGCAGACTGTAACTATGATCTTGATGAAGTGGTATCACTTGCTACTTCTCTGGTGGCTGCCCCTGAACGCTGCTGTCATACTCCGTACTATATCCAGGCGATTTCAACAGGACGTACTCGATTTCTTTTTACAAATTTAATGCACCTGATTCCAGAAGTCACACCGATTGCCTCCACCTGGCTTCTCGGACGCAGCTCAGTTTGTGCGATTGTGGTTGCGGAGCAGTCTGTATCTCGTTGCCATGCCGTCATCGGACATCACTCAACGTATGGGTTTTACATCACCGATATTGGCAGCAGCAATGGTACAAGAGTCAATGGTCGTTCTTTGCTGCTTACAGAACGGCGAAGTTTGCAAAATAGTGACTTGCTCCAGCTTGGCAAGCTTAAAGTCGAGTTTTTTACTACCGAGCGAACGAAACCGATCGCTGATCTGGACGAAACCGCTTGTTTTAAGAATGGATGA
- a CDS encoding DUF3082 domain-containing protein — MTNPAPNSSPEKPQTPPVSKDSSSYVPPTPLRCFTGSLMAGSLGIVMYRLTRSIIDVFAHKPLPDSNPTATNIAVAVRTLVVGTSTLATAIFSIAALGLTALGIQLLIKQLRQPSN, encoded by the coding sequence ATGACCAATCCAGCTCCTAATTCCTCACCTGAAAAGCCCCAAACTCCTCCGGTTTCCAAAGACAGTTCTTCCTATGTACCGCCAACGCCGCTTCGCTGTTTTACTGGGTCGCTGATGGCTGGCTCTCTCGGCATCGTCATGTATCGCTTAACGCGATCGATTATTGATGTCTTTGCTCATAAGCCTCTGCCAGACAGTAATCCTACGGCGACGAATATTGCTGTTGCTGTCCGTACCTTAGTTGTGGGAACGAGTACCTTAGCGACTGCCATTTTTTCGATCGCCGCTTTAGGTTTAACGGCTTTAGGAATTCAACTCTTGATTAAGCAACTGCGTCAGCCTTCAAACTAA
- a CDS encoding Gfo/Idh/MocA family oxidoreductase — MAKTTLVRLVKGKSRAAVSPVSHQTLCRSPIKLALLGVGRWGTHLLRNFLAQPQAEIIAVVEPSIERLQSLPQQFELPDSTWLTSDWTEALNLPGLEAVVIATPAATHYPLIRAALERGLHVLAEKPLTLKVEEAIELCELADQQQRQLIIDHTYLFHPAVQQGRSIVQQGKLGELRYGYATRTHLGPVRQDVDALWDLAVHDIAIFNHWLKETPLQVQAQGTSWLQGCLAQCPSGLADLVWIRLTYPSGFQATIHLCWANPDKQRRLCLAGSQGTLVFDELKGDAPLTLLQGRLEANQQHFVPMDHQQEVIPVEAIEPLHQVCHHFLSCIQQGITSPISSGWLGAELVQILSALTASLQVGGKAIEVSPLRRSNVPC, encoded by the coding sequence ATGGCGAAAACGACACTGGTTCGGCTTGTCAAAGGAAAATCGCGTGCGGCAGTTTCACCCGTCTCGCATCAAACGCTCTGTCGATCGCCCATCAAGCTGGCTTTATTGGGGGTAGGGCGATGGGGAACCCATTTGCTGCGTAACTTCCTGGCACAGCCACAAGCCGAGATCATTGCTGTAGTTGAACCATCCATCGAACGGTTGCAGTCCTTACCACAGCAGTTTGAACTCCCCGATTCCACCTGGCTGACCTCAGATTGGACAGAGGCACTGAACTTACCCGGACTGGAAGCAGTTGTAATTGCCACGCCAGCAGCAACTCATTACCCGCTCATTCGGGCTGCTCTGGAGCGAGGCTTGCATGTTTTGGCAGAAAAGCCCTTGACGCTTAAGGTTGAGGAAGCGATCGAACTCTGTGAACTGGCAGATCAACAGCAGCGACAGCTCATCATCGACCACACCTATTTATTTCATCCAGCAGTGCAGCAGGGTCGATCGATCGTGCAACAAGGCAAACTAGGGGAACTACGCTACGGCTATGCCACCCGAACTCATTTGGGTCCAGTGCGCCAGGATGTAGATGCTCTCTGGGATTTAGCAGTTCATGACATCGCAATTTTTAATCACTGGCTGAAAGAAACCCCGCTTCAAGTGCAGGCACAGGGGACAAGCTGGCTTCAGGGCTGCTTAGCACAATGTCCATCAGGACTGGCTGATCTGGTTTGGATCCGATTAACTTATCCTAGCGGCTTCCAGGCAACTATCCACCTTTGTTGGGCAAACCCTGACAAACAGCGGCGGCTTTGTCTAGCCGGAAGCCAGGGAACTCTGGTCTTTGATGAGTTGAAGGGAGATGCTCCCTTGACCCTGCTGCAAGGCAGACTAGAGGCAAACCAGCAGCACTTTGTCCCAATGGATCACCAGCAAGAAGTCATTCCAGTCGAGGCGATCGAACCGCTGCATCAGGTCTGTCATCACTTCCTTAGCTGCATCCAGCAAGGGATAACTTCCCCCATTTCATCAGGCTGGCTGGGCGCAGAACTCGTGCAAATTTTAAGTGCCCTTACCGCTTCCCTCCAAGTGGGCGGCAAAGCGATCGAAGTTTCCCCGCTCCGCCGCTCTAATGTCCCTTGTTAG
- a CDS encoding SIMPL domain-containing protein (The SIMPL domain is named for its presence in mouse protein SIMPL (signalling molecule that associates with mouse pelle-like kinase). Bacterial member BP26, from Brucella, was shown to assemble into a channel-like structure, while YggE from E. coli has been associated with resistance to oxidative stress.), protein MSKHSFRAAVPLLIGMLSLTLTNPALAQETERMMRTITVTGQGSEAIPTTLTQVQLGVEVQGDTAEAVQKEAAQRSAAVVEFLRSRNVGKLQTAGISLNPRYDYDNGQQRIVGYTATNSVSFRVPTEQAGGLLDQAVRAGATRIDGVTFAADDAAMATARQQAIREATQEAQAQAEAALSALGLTRREVVSIQVNGAPMPPPVPLFRQANYAAAAADSAPTPVIGGEQEVEATVTLQISY, encoded by the coding sequence ATGTCAAAACATTCTTTTCGGGCTGCTGTGCCCCTGCTGATCGGTATGCTCAGCCTGACCTTAACTAATCCCGCCCTTGCTCAAGAAACCGAACGAATGATGCGAACGATTACTGTAACTGGGCAAGGCTCCGAAGCAATTCCCACCACGCTAACCCAGGTGCAATTAGGCGTAGAAGTGCAAGGTGATACGGCTGAGGCAGTACAAAAAGAGGCAGCACAGCGATCGGCTGCGGTCGTGGAATTTCTGCGGTCACGCAACGTTGGCAAACTTCAGACAGCTGGCATTTCGCTCAACCCTCGCTATGACTACGACAACGGTCAACAGCGGATTGTGGGTTACACCGCAACGAATTCTGTTAGTTTCCGGGTTCCAACTGAGCAAGCAGGTGGCTTACTTGATCAGGCAGTCCGAGCAGGGGCAACCCGCATTGATGGAGTTACCTTTGCTGCCGATGATGCTGCGATGGCAACGGCAAGACAGCAAGCGATTCGGGAAGCCACCCAGGAAGCCCAGGCTCAAGCTGAGGCTGCTCTGAGTGCGTTAGGTCTGACTCGTCGTGAAGTCGTCAGCATCCAAGTTAATGGCGCACCGATGCCCCCGCCAGTGCCCCTTTTCCGTCAAGCCAACTATGCTGCGGCTGCGGCTGACTCTGCTCCAACTCCTGTCATTGGTGGAGAACAGGAGGTTGAGGCAACGGTAACACTGCAAATTAGCTACTAA